A DNA window from Hordeum vulgare subsp. vulgare chromosome 1H, MorexV3_pseudomolecules_assembly, whole genome shotgun sequence contains the following coding sequences:
- the LOC123411651 gene encoding uncharacterized protein LOC123411651, with protein sequence MASRRERRLPPAPAFQMENPFSVKVLQVFTGAGVGCGVGIGVGRPIYLGMIPGLQQVMSATRGATDSFSGVTRHVNSALKKAGLKNIEAGIGCGVGIGHGFGIGIALKPRAIHGIQSSIAELLSKLTSKLRDSPGETATSDLISGSLPTSGQTPSGMSMDLEAKAFKSNFHHTLSNEISQVQPTHELRGQNGMQQEMITGNRTEKVIANFLQSPLFQNDTKTDIRDASVNLHGTDNVLQLVLKHQRVIEELRDENEKLRQVLIEELKISPTKLQLDRTSGVKAYYPCSECFDCRRRSRKSNR encoded by the exons ATGGCAAGTCGGCGGGAACGGAGGCTTCCGCCCGCACCCGCTTTCCAGATGGAGAACCCCTTCAGCGTGAAGGTTCTTCAGGTCTTCACCGGCGCCGGCGTCGGCTGCGGCGTCGGAATTGGCGTCGGCCGCCCAATCTACCTAG GTATGATACCGGGCCTTCAGCAAGTTATGAGTGCCACAAGAGGTGCAACCGATTCTTTTTCTGGTGTCACAAGACATGTTAATTCTGCT CTAAAGAAAGCAGGGTTAAAGAATATTGAAGCGGGCATTGGATGTGGAGTTGGtataggacatggttttggaataG GAATTGCCTTGAAACCACGAGCAATTCATGGAATTCAATCATCGATTGCA GAACTTTTGTCCAAGTTAACTTCAAAGCTGAGGGATTCCCCTGGGGAGACAGCTACATCAGATCTTATATCTGGTTCGTTGCCTACCAGTGGACAAACCCCCAGTGGTATGTCCATGGATCTAGAAGCTAAGGCATTCAAAAGCAATTTCCACCACACTTTAAGCAACGAAATATCACAAGTACAGCCGACTCATGAGTTGCGTGGCCAGAATGGAATGCAGCAAGAGATGATAACAGGAAATCGAACTGAAAAGGTCATTGCCAACTTTCTGCAGAGTCCCCTGTTCCAGAACGATACAAAAACGGACATCAGGGATGCG TCTGTAAATTTGCATGGGACGGATAATGTACTTCAGTTG GTGCTGAAGCACCAAAGAGTTATCGAAGAGTTACGAGACGAGAATGAAAAGCTGCGTCAGGTGCTCATAGAGGAGCTTAAGATTTCACCAACTAAATTACAACTGGATCGAACAAGTGGAGTGAAGGCCTACTATCCATGCTCGGAGTGCTTTGACTGCCGCCGTCGAAGTCGGAAATCGAACAGATAG